Proteins from one Rosa chinensis cultivar Old Blush chromosome 7, RchiOBHm-V2, whole genome shotgun sequence genomic window:
- the LOC112175763 gene encoding increased DNA methylation 1-like isoform X3, whose protein sequence is MKRKRAFTMASSWSSTVKPSRVPEEESVRCWESKTASSNRTRPQIQSRSRRGSKTRNINDVLKDERSKISGINRILGTPIPVRNNLTWRLLKSHMRIESFYCTKLHSALNAIHECFEPSKDPYTNRDIAEDIVFDLESDSELNLRGFYTVVLERRDDDDGHQEMIGAATVRINKGVAEVPLVATRPQFRRLGMCRILMNELENRLMEFGIER, encoded by the exons ATGAAGCGGAAGCGGGCCTTTACTATGGCATCGTCATGGTCGTCTACCGTGAAACCCTCGCGCGTTCCTGAAGAAGAATCAGTCCGGTGTTGGGAGAGCAAAACGGCGTCGTCAAACAGAACCCGACCCCAAATCCAATCCAGATCAAGAAGAGGATCGAAAACAAGAAACATCAATGATGtcttaaaagatgaaagatccAAGATTTCTGGGATCAACCGGATTTTGGGGACACCCATTCCCGTGAGGAATAACCTGACATGGAGGCTTTTGAAATCTCACATGCGAATTGAATCTTTTTACTGCACCAAGCTCCACTCCGCTCTCAATGCCATCCACGAGTGTTTCGAGCCTTCCAAAGACCCCTACACCAACAGAGACATTGCTGAGGACATTGTCTTCGACTTGGAATCCGATTCCGAGTTGAATTTGAGAGGGTTTTACACTGTGGTTTTGGAGAggagagatgatgatgatggtcatCAGGAGATGATCGGTGCCGCCACGGTGAGGATCAATAAGGGAGTTGCTGAAGTGCCACTCGTGGCGACTAGGCCTCAGTTTAGGAGACTTGGGATGTGCAGGATTTTGATGAATGAGCTCGAAAATCGGCTCATGGAATTCGGCATTGAGAG ATAG
- the LOC112175763 gene encoding increased DNA methylation 1-like isoform X1 yields the protein MKRKRAFTMASSWSSTVKPSRVPEEESVRCWESKTASSNRTRPQIQSRSRRGSKTRNINDVLKDERSKISGINRILGTPIPVRNNLTWRLLKSHMRIESFYCTKLHSALNAIHECFEPSKDPYTNRDIAEDIVFDLESDSELNLRGFYTVVLERRDDDDGHQEMIGAATVRINKGVAEVPLVATRPQFRRLGMCRILMNELENRLMEFGIESASFWSPSGFLFGCLSQNSNSSFLSRYEIFLCFLFYFYS from the exons ATGAAGCGGAAGCGGGCCTTTACTATGGCATCGTCATGGTCGTCTACCGTGAAACCCTCGCGCGTTCCTGAAGAAGAATCAGTCCGGTGTTGGGAGAGCAAAACGGCGTCGTCAAACAGAACCCGACCCCAAATCCAATCCAGATCAAGAAGAGGATCGAAAACAAGAAACATCAATGATGtcttaaaagatgaaagatccAAGATTTCTGGGATCAACCGGATTTTGGGGACACCCATTCCCGTGAGGAATAACCTGACATGGAGGCTTTTGAAATCTCACATGCGAATTGAATCTTTTTACTGCACCAAGCTCCACTCCGCTCTCAATGCCATCCACGAGTGTTTCGAGCCTTCCAAAGACCCCTACACCAACAGAGACATTGCTGAGGACATTGTCTTCGACTTGGAATCCGATTCCGAGTTGAATTTGAGAGGGTTTTACACTGTGGTTTTGGAGAggagagatgatgatgatggtcatCAGGAGATGATCGGTGCCGCCACGGTGAGGATCAATAAGGGAGTTGCTGAAGTGCCACTCGTGGCGACTAGGCCTCAGTTTAGGAGACTTGGGATGTGCAGGATTTTGATGAATGAGCTCGAAAATCGGCTCATGGAATTCGGCATTGAGAG CGCCTCGTTTTGGTCACCTTCTGGGTTCCTCTTTGGCTGTTTGAGTCAAAACTCCAACTCCTCTTTTCTCAGTAGATATGAGATTttcttgtgttttttgttttatttttattcttga
- the LOC112175763 gene encoding increased DNA methylation 1-like isoform X2 — translation MKRKRAFTMASSWSSTVKPSRVPEEESVRCWESKTASSNRTRPQIQSRSRRGSKTRNINDVLKDERSKISGINRILGTPIPVRNNLTWRLLKSHMRIESFYCTKLHSALNAIHECFEPSKDPYTNRDIAEDIVFDLESDSELNLRGFYTVVLERRDDDDGHQEMIGAATVRINKGVAEVPLVATRPQFRRLGMCRILMNELENRLMEFGIER, via the exons ATGAAGCGGAAGCGGGCCTTTACTATGGCATCGTCATGGTCGTCTACCGTGAAACCCTCGCGCGTTCCTGAAGAAGAATCAGTCCGGTGTTGGGAGAGCAAAACGGCGTCGTCAAACAGAACCCGACCCCAAATCCAATCCAGATCAAGAAGAGGATCGAAAACAAGAAACATCAATGATGtcttaaaagatgaaagatccAAGATTTCTGGGATCAACCGGATTTTGGGGACACCCATTCCCGTGAGGAATAACCTGACATGGAGGCTTTTGAAATCTCACATGCGAATTGAATCTTTTTACTGCACCAAGCTCCACTCCGCTCTCAATGCCATCCACGAGTGTTTCGAGCCTTCCAAAGACCCCTACACCAACAGAGACATTGCTGAGGACATTGTCTTCGACTTGGAATCCGATTCCGAGTTGAATTTGAGAGGGTTTTACACTGTGGTTTTGGAGAggagagatgatgatgatggtcatCAGGAGATGATCGGTGCCGCCACGGTGAGGATCAATAAGGGAGTTGCTGAAGTGCCACTCGTGGCGACTAGGCCTCAGTTTAGGAGACTTGGGATGTGCAGGATTTTGATGAATGAGCTCGAAAATCGGCTCATGGAATTCGGCATTGAGAG ataG